In Deinococcus malanensis, the genomic window ACGCACAAGAATCAGCAGATTGCCGATCACTTCGGGGGCTCGGTGCACACCGTGTACAGCTGGAAAGGTCGGCTCAAACGAAACGGCAGTCTGTCTTCAGGCCACGGTGGCCAGCGGTCCAGCCTCACGGCTCACGGCAGAGCAAGGGGAGCAGTTGCGCACCCTCCGGAGGGAGGGTGCTGTGCATCACGGCTTTGG contains:
- a CDS encoding helix-turn-helix domain-containing protein: MPGWQPARYSRAQLEERRLAALEWIARGTHKNQQIADHFGGSVHTVYSWKGRLKRNGSLSSGHGGQRSSLTAHGRARGAVAHPPEGGCCASRLW